A single Rhopalosiphum padi isolate XX-2018 chromosome 4, ASM2088224v1, whole genome shotgun sequence DNA region contains:
- the LOC132929833 gene encoding uncharacterized protein LOC132929833, translated as MGEIISDQELRRRLLAFNAVVPPVTSTTRNLLLKKLASLEGKQSNKTAASNIMPPPKLRGLASGTNESIIISSSVDVKHSQHKTFDNVNSPRKSVRQQRQYRAPDLFETSDSETDTGTLGHSILPANPYIASSSPKSNETSLMNVSNWKNSYDHQNAYVSTETKNSPIKKREIQSETKNSPIKKHEIQSEKINSRLFDSKVIKPSTEGVNQQLRSSSVSKTSSHADQAIRRWKEKMMNQSQDKDKVSKTTSLFNSPSPISKISSKNLRKNFVQSSQQKNLINYTKNTQNIILLFAGFFAVVFGLYFISIQPNTTVLPSSILSSLCAKKSLQGVDCDTEQEKVQRLYNSLVSQVQDKYIKNQCDKSDIEPIVNPQTVFEYISTHEHLPSREIEELVELFKSIAKTYSDSPIGFDTSFNVSVKPNLPILCAVKHIFSNMFYLITWLGIVALSIVGLYFVICYISAKSENYKQEVNQLVENTIDLLKEQAQNKPNESYLPIIHIRDHLIPFNERQAKSKIWAEVVQYFTESESSVRSEVQEIDGEDFEVWRWVQPMSPGV; from the exons ATGGGTGAAATCATATCAGACCAAGAGCTACGTCGCCGTTTGTTGGCGTTCAATGCAGTAGTCCCTCCAGTTACCAGTACTACTAGGAACTTGTTGTTGAAAAAGCTTGCAAGTCTTGAGGgtaaacaatcaaacaaaacaGCTGCTTCTAATATTATGCCACCACCGAAGTTAAGAGGTTTAGCTAGTGGTACCAATGagtctattattatatcatcttCTGTGGACGTAAAACACTCTCAGCATAAGACATTTGATAACGTGAATAGTCCCAGGAAAAGTGTTCGTCAACAGCGACAGTATCGAGCTCCAGATCTATTTGAAACATCAGATTCTGAAACTGATACTGGCACGCTAGGACATTCAATATTACCTGCCAATCCATACATAGCTAGTTCTTCTCCTAAATCAAATGAAACATCTTTAATGAATGTATCCAACTGGAAAAATTCATATGACCATCAAAACGCATATGTGTCGacag AAACAAAAAATTCTCCTATTAAAAAACGCGAAATACAATCAGAAACAAAAAATTCTCCTattaaaaaacacgaaatacaatcagaaaaaataaattctagacTTTTTGACTCTAAAGTAATTAAACCATCAACAGAAGGAGTTAATCAACAACTACGCTCAAGTTCTGTTTCTAAAACTTCATCGCATGCTGATCAGGCAATACGAAGGTGGAAAGAAAAAATGATGAATCAATCACAGG ATAAAGACAAAGTATCAAAAACAACTTCACTGTTTAATTCACCATCacctatttcaaaaataagttcaaaaaatttaag gaaAAACTTTGTTCAATCTTCACAGCAAAAGAATCTGATAAACTACACAAAAAACACACAAAATATCATCCTCCTTTTTGCTGGATTTTTCGCAGTAGTTTTTGGATTATACTTTATTTCAATACAACCAAATACAACTGTATTACCATCAA gtaTTTTAAGCTCGTTATGTGCAAAAAAAAGTCTCCAAGGAGTTGATTGTGATACAGAACAAGAAAAAGTACAACGTTTGTATAACTCATTGGTATCGCAAGtacaagataaatatataaagaaccAATGTGACAAATCAGATATTGAACCAATTGTAAATCCACAAACTGTATTTGAGTATATTTCAACACATGAACATTTACCATCAAGGGAAATTGAAGAATTAGTAGAACTTTTTAAAAGCATTGCAAAAACCTATTCTGATTCACCAATTGGATTTGACACTTCATTTAATGTCAGTGTAAAACCAAATTTGCCAATTCTTTGTgcagtaaaacatattttttccaATATGTTCTATCTAATTACATGGCTTGGAATAG TGGCTCTGTCAATTGTTggtctttattttgttatatgcTACATCTCAGCAAAAAGTGAAAACTATAAACAAGAAGTTAACCAATTAGTTGAAAATACAATTGATTTACTAAAAGAACAAGCACAAAATAAACCAAATGAAAGTTATCTACCTATTATTCATATACGTGATCATTTGATTCCATTCAATGAAAGACAAG caaaatctaaaatttgggCTGAAGTAGTTCAATACTTTACTGAATCAGAATCTAGTGTAAGATCTGAAGTCCAAGAAATTGATGGTGAAGATTTTGAAGTATGGAGATGGGTTCAACCTATGTCACCTGGTGTATAA